The Euphorbia lathyris chromosome 8, ddEupLath1.1, whole genome shotgun sequence genome has a window encoding:
- the LOC136203822 gene encoding RNA polymerase II degradation factor 1 — protein sequence MATKANTSVARKDKKTTPATPLSNSRSKPTNNVVGAVPTVASKVKTTTSSPLAKPVPNYLRHTTSSSKSDSLAPVKKTINEDLAHNVARRRSFDKPPSAIRTHKSLISPDPKDRVLSRERHLATRSSSFSPSSSSSKVLGSPKPILERNAKSLKPIRPQAISVKRSSSFSKPANSPRNGISIPSPHSTKSPSNGNVEETKQQLETKDQSSHVEEAKSEDVDMQKDEIKEDIVVDYVQGGENTIDGAATEENNEVIDTFVKLKLIEESSELLDKNYEDEISHTIEEEEEKNQDKEESNNNTINQPQEERIADDAPEIETEEEEKVNEVSAEEVEEEAEKKKNEETEEISVHSKELENIVVKVDEKIEEKEGSSHGGQKGQGKRESPVAYNDVIEETKNKLMEKRKNKVKALVGAFQTVIDYETPTSNK from the exons ATGGCAACAAAAGCAAATACTAGTGTTGCGAGAAAGGACAAAAAGACTACACCGGCAACACCCTTGTCAAATTCTCGTAGCAAACCAACGAACAATGTCGTCGGAGCAGTCCCCACCGTCGCTAGTAAAGTAAAAACGACAACCTCATCGCCATTGGCCAAACCAGTTCCAAACTATTTGAGGCATACGACAAGTAGTTCAAAGTCAGATTCCTTAGCGCCCGTTAAGAAAACAATCAATGAAGATTTGGCGCACAATGTTGCTAGAAGAAGATCTTTCGACAAGCCTCCTTCGGCCATTCGTACCCACAAATCCCTCATTTCTCCAGACCCAAAAGACCGAGTTTTGTCTCGCGAAAGACATTTAGCGACAAGATCTTCATCTTTTTCACCATCATCATCATCGTCTAAAGTATTGGGTTCTCCGAAACCAATTCTCGAAAGGAATGCCAAGTCACTCAAACCCATTAGACCTCAAGCAATTTCCGTTAAGAGAAGCTCAAGCTTTTCGAAACCCGCAAATTCTCCAAGGAATGGTATCAGTATTCCTTCTCCTCATTCAACGAAATCGCCTAGCAATGGAAATGTTGAAGAAACTAAGCAACAATTAGAGACTAAAGATCAATCTTCTCATGTTGAAGAAGCTAAGAGTGAAGATGTTGATATGCAAAAAGATGAGATTAAGGAAGATATTGTTGTAGATTATGTACAAGGAGGTGAAAATACTATAGATGGTGCCGCTACCGAAGAAAACAACGAGGTGATTGACACGTTTGTGAAGCTTAAGCTGATAG AAGAATCAAGTGAACTATTGGATAAAAACTATGAAGATGAGATTAGTCATacaattgaagaagaagaagagaagaatcaAGATAAAGAAGAAAGCAACAATAATACTATTAATCAACCACAAGAAGAGAGAATTGCAGATGATGCACCTGAAATCgaaaccgaagaagaagaaaaagtgaATGAAGTTTCTGCAGAAgaagtagaagaagaagctgaaaagaagaagaatgaagaaACTGAAGAGATTAGTGTACATTCAAAAGAACTAGAAAACATTGTTGTCAAGGTAGACGAAAAGATAGAGGAAAAAGAGGGAAGCAGCCATGGAGGTCAAAAAGGACAAGGAAAGAGAGAATCTCCAGTGGCATATAATGATGTGATTGAGGAAACTAAGAATAAACTCATGGAAAAAAGGAAGAACAAAGTTAAAGCATTGGTGGGGGCTTTTCAAACTGTTATAGACTATGAAACTCCTACTTCTAACAAGTGA